In the genome of Dyadobacter fermentans DSM 18053, the window CCATGCTTTTTATGGAGGACGGCATTCAGTTTGAAACCAAAATGGGTGACGGCTCGGAGGCGAACCAAAGCATTATGGGTAAGATTTTCCAGGCGGGCACACGCTTGCTGACCGGCGAATCACTTTTCATGACCCACTTCACGAACCGTGGCGTAGGCAAGAAAAAAGTGGCATTCTCGGCGCCTTACCCCGGAACGGTCATGCCGATCGACCTGTCGAAAATTTATGGTAACGAGCTGATCGTACAAAAGGACGGTTTCCTTTGCGCAGCCATGGGTACAAGCATGAAAATCCATTTCAACCAAAGATTCGGGTCGGGCTTGTTCGGCGGAGAAGGTTTTATCCTTCAAAAACTGAAAGGTGACGGGATGGCTTTCGTCCATGCCGGCGGCGTGGTGATGGAGAAGCAGCTGAACAATGAAACCTTGCGGATCGATACCGGCTGCGTGGTGGCATTTGAACAGTCGCTGAGCTTCGATATCCAGCGTTCGGGCGGTTTGAAATCGATGGTGTTTGGTGGGGAAGGGATGTTCCTGGCTACATTGCGCGGCACAGGCCGTTGCTGGATCCAGTCAATGCCAATTTCCAAACTCATCCAGCGGCTTTCGGTTGGAGGGCCTAACAGCCGGAAAGAAAGCGGTTCGGTAATCGGAGGTTTAGGAAACCTTTTTGAAGATTAAAATCTGAATTTTGTGCAGATAAGTAAAGGCGGGCTGTTCACGACGGCCCGCTTTTCGTTTTATATCAATAAAAAACCACACTGCGGGCGCGGCTTTGGCCCTCGGAGGTGACTTGAAGAATGTACTTTCCCGCAGGCAAAGCGTAATGCGGGCGCACGGAAATTAGCCCGACGGCCTCACGTGTGGAGGTGTGAATGGGATGTTCCCGGCCGGCCGCGTCGAAAAGGCGGCAGGTGGCGTCGGTTTCGCCGGGGGGCATTACGTAAAACTGCTGGCGCATCACCGGATTGGGGAAGATAGTCAGCGGAGCCGGGGCGCCATCCCTGAACAGCGTCACGATCGTGGAATAGGCTACGGAGCCATTGGTATACGCCATTTTGATCCGGTAAAAAACGGTACCCGTGCCGGAGCCGGTGTCGGGGTAGCCGAATACGCCCGATTCGTTGTCGGCAGGTGCTGCGAATGTTTCGAGATCCTGGTAAGTAAGGCCGTCGGTTGTTTTCTGGACGGTCATGGAAGCGAGGCCCGGCACCGGTGCTACGGCCCACACCACCTGCACATCCGCCCCATCCGTGCGCACGCCAATCGCATTCACGTATTCAATAGTCCGCAACGCACGCTCGATGTATACCGGTTGTGAAATGCTGCCGGGGCAGACCGGCCCGAGGCCCGTGAGGCGGATGCGGTACGGGCCGTCGGCCAGGTTGGAAGGAAGCTGGATATTGAGCGGGCTCACGCCGCCGGTACCTACGGCGGTCACAAACTCACCTTGCGCGTCGAGCAGTTCGGCTACGATTTCCAGGCTGCCGGGCGCATTACCGGTGACGGCGAACGGCAGGTTGAAACTTGCGCCCGGATAGGCGCGCGAGGGCGTTACGCCCGCATGCAGTGCGTAAGCGGGCTGCAAAGTGGGCGTTCTCGCCAGAGCGGTATCGGCCAGGCTCCTGTTCCAGGCCGCAGCGGCGAGGCTAAGGCCCTGAACGCCGCCGGGGACATTCTCGAAATGCGCCGAGGCGGGGCGGGGAATCTGAATGGTGTCGAGATATGGCCCCTGGAACGCATTGAAACCGGGTAATGCG includes:
- a CDS encoding TIGR00266 family protein, which encodes MISHEIDYKIIGDDIQVVEIELDPNETVIAEAGAMLFMEDGIQFETKMGDGSEANQSIMGKIFQAGTRLLTGESLFMTHFTNRGVGKKKVAFSAPYPGTVMPIDLSKIYGNELIVQKDGFLCAAMGTSMKIHFNQRFGSGLFGGEGFILQKLKGDGMAFVHAGGVVMEKQLNNETLRIDTGCVVAFEQSLSFDIQRSGGLKSMVFGGEGMFLATLRGTGRCWIQSMPISKLIQRLSVGGPNSRKESGSVIGGLGNLFED
- a CDS encoding sialate O-acetylesterase; this translates as MLIYLCWGIASAHGQLGITNPVHNQVMQRNASGTATISVTAYAHYPYERIDAALLPIEGNTNGMQGQQLDSRQLKEGFLHLTFTASTGWYKLKLTGFANGIADSAVVDRVGVGEVFLITGNSNAMGLPGLGAKDASSNVVAFNALNKTLNTDNITVAPDGPMPSPSFEVLKNDVNIFPNGETSWYWGELGDMLFERWKTPVLFFNTAWAAANAENYRDAASGKDAYNLYVGKFWPNRQPYTNIVNTMRYLTSQTGVRAVLWAHGENDAQLGFNEEQYFEGIRTLIQNSRRDSGYDIPWYIARNSASNQLKDPYLPVLNAQNRLIALPGFNAFQGPYLDTIQIPRPASAHFENVPGGVQGLSLAAAAWNRSLADTALARTPTLQPAYALHAGVTPSRAYPGASFNLPFAVTGNAPGSLEIVAELLDAQGEFVTAVGTGGVSPLNIQLPSNLADGPYRIRLTGLGPVCPGSISQPVYIERALRTIEYVNAIGVRTDGADVQVVWAVAPVPGLASMTVQKTTDGLTYQDLETFAAPADNESGVFGYPDTGSGTGTVFYRIKMAYTNGSVAYSTIVTLFRDGAPAPLTIFPNPVMRQQFYVMPPGETDATCRLFDAAGREHPIHTSTREAVGLISVRPHYALPAGKYILQVTSEGQSRARSVVFY